The region CGCCGGAAGAACCTACCATTGAAACCGTCTTCCCGGGAGTCAGATACTTTTCCAGTTCCAGAATTCCGGCTTCATCATTAGCCGAAACCAGATGCACGGGAACACTAAAAGCTACAGATTCAATTTCCTCCACGCATGCCAGCGGCTCAGCGTGTAGATCTCCCTTGCTTAAAACGACAACAGGAGCCAGATTGCAATTGTAAACGAGTGTCAGATAACGCTCGATACGCCGAACATTATAATCGCGATCCAACCCGCAAACAATCAGCACGGTGTCCAGATTCGCAGCCATGACCTGTTCTTCTGCCGACTGATCCTCTCTCTTTCCACGCCCACCAGAGGCTCCCCGCGATAGCACATTGCGTCTGGGCAGCACTTTTATGATACGGGAATCTTCGATCAGCACCCAATCACCGGTAACGGGAAACAATTCCCCCTCTCCCGGCAATCCGGCTTTATAACGTATTCTACCGGAAAGGGTTGCCTGTAACTCTTCTTCGCCCTGACTCAATTGGAATATATCTTTATTCACGCTCACGACACGGGCAGGAGTGTAATCAAAATCAATTTCTTCCTGAAAAAAATCTGACCAGCCCATGGCTGTCAGTTTACTTCGACTATTAGTATTTTTAGTTATTTCCAAGATTGTTTTCATCTTGTGTCACCATTTGTTTTTCCTGATCGCAGGAGATTTTCTTACATAGCGTATGTAGGCAAAACGGCTGTTTATAGAACACAACTAGCCGACACACCTGAACAATACGGACAGTGCAATTAGTAATGGTATGAACATGTCACCGACAAAATTTGGGAATAACAATAGAGGCGGAACCCTAAAGCAGAGTTCCGTTACGGCGTTAGCCGGGAAGGAAGCAGAAAAGTTCCTTAATGATATTTATAGTTGTTCCACCTGAGGCAGAACCAGATCATATGCTACCGGCTTGTTACCCGTTGTCGGCAACTTGCGGTACAATCTCCAATGATCTTATCAACATAAAATCTCCTTAAAACAATTATCACATGTTAGAAAATTCTTACGTACACTATTATGAGCTGTCAACAGCAGATATTTTGACAAACTTCCCGTTCCAAACTAATAAAACCGTACCTGCCTTTTAATATATATCTGCTTTTATTACACCGAAGGCATCTTTTTTTCAAAAAAGCGCTCAGCGCACTACAATTACCAAGGAATCAGCATGTCCGCCATCAAAGTCCGCTCCGATATGATGGACTCAAAGCCCTACGCACCGGGTCTGACCATCGAAGAAATCAAAGAAAAATACGGCCTCGATACCGTCATCAAACTCGCAAGCAACGAAAACCCGCTGGGGGCATCGCCAATGGCCCAAAAAGCCATCAGCCGCCACGCGCCTTACGCATTCCGCTACCCTCATAACGGCAACCCCCGTTTAAACAAAGCAATTGCCAAGCGCGCAGGCGTATCGGAAGATCAGGTCATAAGCGGCAACGGTTCGGACGAGATTCTCGACCTGCTGGTACGCATTAAGGCCACTCCCGGCAGGGACGAAGTAATCACCTACGAATCATGCTTCAGCATGTATCGCCTTATGTCGCACCTCTGCGCTAT is a window of Maridesulfovibrio sp. DNA encoding:
- the rsgA gene encoding ribosome small subunit-dependent GTPase A, translated to MKTILEITKNTNSRSKLTAMGWSDFFQEEIDFDYTPARVVSVNKDIFQLSQGEEELQATLSGRIRYKAGLPGEGELFPVTGDWVLIEDSRIIKVLPRRNVLSRGASGGRGKREDQSAEEQVMAANLDTVLIVCGLDRDYNVRRIERYLTLVYNCNLAPVVVLSKGDLHAEPLACVEEIESVAFSVPVHLVSANDEAGILELEKYLTPGKTVSMVGSSGAGKSTLLNRLYGQHVQDTGCVSKSVGKGMHTTTGRDLIVMPQGGMLIDNPGIREIAFYTNNGGASEAFVDIEDYARYCRFADCDHLNDPGCNVLRAVDQGELSPERLESYYKMKRELTYITQRRNKSADRVEKERWREIALQNKKLKKRNKNR